One genomic window of Aptenodytes patagonicus chromosome 3, bAptPat1.pri.cur, whole genome shotgun sequence includes the following:
- the NENF gene encoding LOW QUALITY PROTEIN: neudesin (The sequence of the model RefSeq protein was modified relative to this genomic sequence to represent the inferred CDS: inserted 2 bases in 1 codon; substituted 1 base at 1 genomic stop codon), whose translation MRLGLSSPHVLSFNQTTKAPGXEPAPARGPGCPGPGDERGPEPPPPAAGAGGGXPPPVRRGMAGGAARVLLVALLSAVPAAAERELRFRPPAEVPVRLFTEAELARYDGQQEGQPIYLAVKGVVFDVTSGKEFYGKGAPYNALVGKDSTRGVAKMSLDPADLTHDITGLTEEELKSLDDIFNNVYKAKYPIVGYTSRRILNEDGSPNLDFKPEDQPHFNIKDEF comes from the exons ATGCGCCTTGGCTTAAGCTCTCCCCACGTACTTTCATTTAACCAAACGACCAAGGCGCCGGGTTAGGAACCCGCTCCCGCCCGTGGGCCCGGTTGCCCGGGGCCGGGGGACGAGCGGGGCCCGGAGCCAccgcccccggcggcgggggctggaGGCGG ACCGCCGCCCGTCCGCCGCGGCatggcgggcggcgcggcgcgggtgCTGCTGGTCGCCCTGCTCAGCGCCGTGCCGGCTGCGGCCGAGCGGGAGCTGCGCTTCAGGCCGCCGGCCGAGGTCCCCGTGCGGCTCTTCACCGAGGCCGAGCTGGCCAGATACGACGGGCAGCAG GAAGGACAGCCCATTTACCTGGCGGTAAAGGGAGTAGTATTTGATGTCACTTCTGGAAAAG AATTTTATGGAAAAGGAGCCCCATACAATGCTTTGGTTGGAAAAGACTCAACACGAGGAGTTGCAAAGATGTCTCTGGATCCAGCAGATCTTACACATGACATA ACAGGACTCACAGAAGAGGAACTGAAGTCCCTGGATGATATCTTCAATAATGTTTATAAGGCCAAATACCCAATTGTTGGCTATACTTCTCGACGAATTCTGAATGAGGATGGCAGCCCCAATCTAGACTTTAAGCCTGAAGATCAGCCACATTTCAACATTAAAGATGAGTTTTGA